A single region of the Raphanus sativus cultivar WK10039 chromosome 1, ASM80110v3, whole genome shotgun sequence genome encodes:
- the LOC130494634 gene encoding uncharacterized protein LOC130494634 — translation MVQMPNRFNRFAAGFDVAAALARAPCDSSSGSDHFPEETQDLWDLIESFIDSEVKVIPDEVIHVEENDDKSDVDDDYEDVKERLREIRDNHGGGGERRRIVDEVVNASEFVGEKRHLMAYLRNKGFDAGLCKSRWDRFGNNPAGKYEYVDVNGGDKNRFVVETNLAGEFEIARPTTRYTSLLAQLPRVFVGKPEELKQIVRIMSFEIRRSMKRAKIHVPPWRRNGYMQAKWFGHFKRTNNEVVTMAKSCGCGPRVGFEESVKTARFNDSKEVDLKKNGLKVGQLTVAFKRQ, via the exons ATGGTACAGATGCCAAATAGATTCAACAGATTCGCTGCAGGTTTTGACGTGGCGGCGGCGCTTGCACGTGCACCGTGCGATAGTAGCAGCGGGAGCGATCACTTTCCGGAGGAGACGCAGGATCTTTGGGATCTGATCGAATCTTTTATCGACAGCGAAGTGAAAGTTATACCGGATGAGGTTATCCATGTGGAAGAAAACGATGATAAATCGGACGTTGATGATGATTATGAGGATGTGAAGGAGAGGTTACGGGAGATTCGTGATAATCACGGAGGAGGCGGTGAGCGGCGGAGAATAGTTGATGAGGTAGTAAATGCAAGTGAGTTCGTCGGAGAGAAACGACACTTGATGGCTTATCTACGTAACAAAGGTTTTGATGCAG GTCTTTGCAAGTCCCGGTGGGATAGATTCGGCAATAACCCGGCCGGGAAGTACGAGTACGTTGACGTTAACGGAGGAGATAAGAACCGTTTTGTTGTCGAGACAAATCTTGCCGGAGAATTTGAGATTGCTCGGCCTACGACAAGATACACTTCTCTCTTAGCACAACTACCACGTGTCTTTGTTGGAAAACCCGAAGAGCTGAAACAGATTGTGAGGATCATGTCCTTTGAGATAAGACGGTCGATGAAGCGAGCAAAAATTCACGTGCCTCCGTGGAGGAGGAACGGCTATATGCAAGCCAAATGGTTCGGTCACTTTAAACGAACAAATAACGAAGTGGTTACTATGGCTAAGAGCTGTGGCTGCGGACCACGTGTTGGGTTCGAGGAATCGGTTAAAACGGCGAGGTTTAACGATTCTAAGGAGGTGGACTTGAAGAAGAATGGTTTAAAGGTTGGCCAGCTCACGGTGGCTTTCAAACGGCAGTGA
- the LOC108834809 gene encoding uncharacterized protein LOC108834809: MKKLYRKGTVHPSPPQIKSDDQLLHLLPVAILSLAAVLSPEDRGVLAYLISTASYSSDRNSTSRLNKTKLDKQSHFNNHSPLFHCDCFSCYTSYWVSWDSSPSRQLIHEIIDAFEDSLDKKKKETKNKKNINGKKDRRKRSVKSPALASSSFGTNDIPSQLSEPIVSSSPCPCSSSSVLVDGTSGCKGSLGSTEEFSAGDVGEEAVEEEEEKGNVSRFVSFIGENVFGVWR; this comes from the coding sequence ATGAAGAAGCTTTACCGGAAAGGAACCGTGCACCCGTCCCCGCCGCAGATAAAATCAGACGACCAGCTTCTCCATCTCCTTCCCGTTGCCATCTTATCACTAGCGGCGGTTCTTTCTCCGGAAGATCGTGGAGTCCTGGCTTACCTCATATCAACCGCCTCTTACTCCAGCGACAGAAACTCTACCTCTCGCCTGAACAAGACCAAACTAGACAAACAGTCCCACTTCAACAACCACTCGCCTCTCTTCCATTGCGACTGTTTCAGCTGTTACACGAGTTACTGGGTCAGCTGGGACTCTTCACCAAGTCGCCAGCTGATTCATGAGATCATTGACGCTTTCGAAGATAGCTtggataagaagaagaaagaaacaaagaataagaagaaCATAAATGGGAAGAAAGATCGGAGAAAGCGTTCAGTGAAGTCTCCAGCTCTCGCTAGTTCTAGCTTCGGTACGAATGATATTCCGAGTCAACTCAGTGAGCCGATTGTGAGTTCGAGTCCTTGTCCGTGTTCAAGTTCGAGCGTGTTGGTTGATGGTACTAGTGGTTGCAAAGGCAGTTTGGGGTCAACGGAGGAGTTCAGTGCCGGAGACGTTGGTGAAGAagcggtggaggaggaggaggagaaaggGAACGTGAGTAGATTTGTGAGTTTCATTGGTGAGAATGTTTTTGGTGTTTGGAGATAA
- the LOC108834808 gene encoding 1-aminocyclopropane-1-carboxylate oxidase 3, with amino-acid sequence MEKNIKFPVVDLSKLNGEERDQTMALIDDACQNWGFFELLNHGIPYDLMDNIERMTKEHYKKFMEQKFKEMLRSKGLDTLETEVEDIDWESTFFLRHLPQTNLYDIPNMSDEYRAAMKDFGKRLESLAEELLDLLCENLGLEKGYLKKVFRGTKGPTFGTKVSNYPPCPKPEMIKGLRAHTDAGGLILLFQDDKVSGLQLLKDGVWVDVPPLKHSIVINLGDQLEVITNGKYKSVMHRVMTQKEGNRMSIASFYNPGSDAEISPAQSLGDKESEYPSFVFDDYMKLYAGVKFQPKEPRFEAMKNAAATKDANPVATVETF; translated from the exons ATGGAGAAGAACATCAAGTTTCCTGTTGTAGACTTGTCTAAGCTCAATGGTGAAGAGAGAGACCAAACCATGGCTTTGATCGACGATGCTTGTCAAAACTGGGGCTTCTTTGAG CTTCTAAACCATGGAATACCATATGATCTAATGGACAACATTGAGAGGATGACAAAGGAACACTACAAGAAATTTATGGAACAAAAATTTAAGGAAATGCTTCGTTCCAAAGGTTTAGATACTCTTGAGACCGAAGTGGAGGATATTGATTGGGAAAGCACTTTCTTCCTTCGCCATCTCCCTCAGACCAATCTTTATGACATCCCTAATATGTCAGACGAATACCG AGCGGCTATGAAAGATTTTGGGAAGAGGCTAGAGAGCCTAGCAGAAGAACTGTTGGATTTGCTGTGTGAGAATCTAGGATTGGAGAAAGGGTACTTGAAGAAGGTGTTTCGTGGTACAAAGGGTCCAACTTTTGGGACAAAGGTTAGCAACTATCCACCATGTCCTAAACCTGAGATGATCAAAGGTCTTAGGGCCCACACAGATGCAGGAGGTCTCATCTTGCTGTTTCAAGATGATAAGGTCAGTGGCCTTCAGCTTCTCAAAGATGGTGTTTGGGTTGATGTTCCTCCACTCAAGCACTCCATTGTCATCAATCTTGGTGACCAACTTGAG GTGATAACAAACGGGAAGTACAAGAGCGTAATGCATCGTGTAATGACTCAAAAAGAAGGAAACAGGATGTCTATTGCATCGTTCTACAACCCTGGAAGCGATGCCGAGATCTCTCCGGCGCAGTCTCTTGGGGACAAAGAATCGGAGTACCCGAGTTTTGTGTTTGACGACTATATGAAACTCTATGCCGGAGTCAAGTTCCAGCCCAAGGAGCCACGGTTTGAGGCCATGAAGAATGCTGCAGCAACCAAGGATGCGAATCCAGTTGCCACGGTCGAGACGTTCTAA